A single window of Jiangella alkaliphila DNA harbors:
- a CDS encoding ANTAR domain-containing response regulator — protein MTETPTPAAPARRVLVAEDESLIRLDLIEMLGEEGYEVVGEAADGASAVRLAEEHRPDLVVMDVKMPVLDGISAAARIVEQRIAPVLILTAFSQRDLVERARDAGAMAYLVKPFSKADLVPAIEMALSRHEEITQLENEVADLNERLETRKLVDRAKGLLQTKYGLSEPDAFRWIQKAAMDKRTSMRDVAKVVLSDTEGESKA, from the coding sequence GTGACCGAAACGCCTACTCCAGCCGCGCCCGCCCGACGTGTTCTCGTGGCCGAGGACGAGTCGCTCATCCGCCTCGATCTCATCGAGATGCTGGGTGAGGAGGGCTACGAGGTCGTGGGAGAGGCCGCCGACGGCGCGAGTGCCGTCAGGCTGGCCGAGGAGCACCGCCCCGACCTCGTCGTCATGGACGTGAAGATGCCGGTGCTCGACGGCATCTCGGCCGCGGCCCGCATCGTCGAGCAGCGCATCGCGCCCGTGCTGATCCTGACCGCCTTCTCCCAGCGCGACCTCGTCGAGCGCGCCCGCGACGCGGGCGCCATGGCGTACCTGGTGAAGCCGTTCAGCAAGGCCGACCTCGTGCCGGCCATCGAGATGGCGCTGTCGCGGCACGAAGAGATCACTCAGCTCGAGAACGAGGTCGCCGACCTCAACGAGCGGCTCGAGACGCGCAAGCTGGTCGACCGCGCGAAGGGGCTCCTGCAGACGAAGTACGGGCTGAGCGAGCCCGACGCGTTCCGGTGGATCCAGAAGGCCGCCATGGACAAGCGCACGTCCATGCGCGACGTCGCGAAGGTCGTCCTGTCCGACACCGAGGGCGAGTCGAAGGCCTAA
- a CDS encoding SRPBCC family protein — MDLTVTRTYDAPPERVWAALTDGELVRRWWDPDGFTAPLARMDVRPGGASLVSMRSPDGFELYNTWTYGVVDAPRRLEYVLRFCDASGRPVPPSSLGLPADIPADGVPHELTLTPSGGGTELTVTERGYGTAETVQLSRLGLEQTLAKLAAVL, encoded by the coding sequence ATGGACCTCACCGTCACCCGGACGTACGACGCGCCGCCCGAGCGGGTGTGGGCGGCCCTGACCGACGGCGAGCTGGTCCGGCGCTGGTGGGATCCCGACGGGTTCACCGCACCGCTCGCCCGCATGGACGTCCGCCCCGGCGGCGCGTCGCTGGTGTCGATGCGCTCGCCGGACGGGTTCGAGCTCTACAACACCTGGACGTACGGCGTGGTCGATGCGCCGCGGCGGCTCGAGTACGTCCTGCGGTTCTGCGACGCGTCCGGCCGGCCGGTGCCGCCGTCGTCGCTCGGCCTGCCCGCGGACATCCCCGCGGACGGTGTGCCGCACGAGCTGACGCTGACCCCGTCCGGCGGCGGTACGGAGCTGACGGTGACCGAGCGCGGCTACGGGACGGCCGAGACCGTCCAGCTGTCCCGGCTGGGGCTGGAGCAGACGCTGGCCAAGCTCGCCGCCGTCCTCTGA
- a CDS encoding SRPBCC domain-containing protein: MRTTEVLFEPGRQDIVVTREFAAPPAVVFAAMTDPELIPRWWGSRRFETTVEAMDVRRGGLWRFVTRHRDPADGAGTPYAFWGVYHDVVPGELVVSTLEFAMGGPGRLQLVTDAFEPTGDGGTRYTNVSLFQSPDDRDGWIPTDMDTGIRESHDLLDGLLEAVR, translated from the coding sequence ATGCGCACGACTGAGGTGCTCTTCGAGCCCGGGCGGCAGGACATCGTCGTCACCAGGGAGTTCGCCGCGCCGCCGGCGGTGGTGTTCGCCGCGATGACCGACCCGGAGCTGATCCCGCGCTGGTGGGGCTCGCGCCGGTTCGAGACCACCGTCGAGGCGATGGACGTCCGCCGCGGCGGGCTCTGGCGGTTCGTCACCCGGCACCGCGACCCGGCGGACGGCGCCGGCACGCCCTACGCCTTCTGGGGCGTCTACCACGACGTCGTCCCGGGCGAGCTGGTCGTGTCGACGCTGGAGTTCGCCATGGGCGGGCCGGGCCGGTTGCAGCTGGTCACGGACGCGTTCGAGCCCACCGGCGACGGCGGCACGCGCTATACGAACGTCTCGCTCTTCCAGTCGCCCGACGACCGCGACGGCTGGATCCCGACGGACATGGACACGGGCATCCGCGAGTCGCACGACCTGCTCGACGGCCTGCTCGAGGCGGTGCGCTGA
- a CDS encoding ArsR/SmtB family transcription factor: MDETTDTLSRVFGALADPTRRAILARLAEGPAPVTELGRPFDMSAQAISKHLKVLERAGLISRSRQGQWRPCRLEVAPLDSAGGWIEQYRAVWDDSLGRLEQEIVRIQGRHDHAHD; this comes from the coding sequence ATGGACGAGACGACTGACACGTTGAGCCGGGTCTTCGGCGCGCTGGCCGACCCGACCCGCCGGGCGATCCTGGCCCGGCTGGCCGAAGGCCCCGCGCCGGTCACCGAGCTCGGCCGGCCGTTCGACATGAGCGCCCAGGCGATCTCCAAGCACCTCAAGGTGCTGGAGCGGGCCGGCCTGATCAGCCGCAGCCGGCAGGGCCAGTGGCGCCCGTGCCGGCTCGAGGTCGCGCCGCTCGACAGCGCGGGCGGCTGGATCGAGCAGTACCGCGCGGTCTGGGACGACTCCCTGGGCCGCCTCGAGCAGGAGATCGTCCGTATCCAGGGGAGGCACGACCATGCGCACGACTGA
- a CDS encoding class I SAM-dependent methyltransferase: protein MTQEAAIRAFWDDAAGAFDDEADHGLRAEPTREAWRRRLSEWMPAGPLDVLDAGCGTGSLSLLLAEAGHRVTGVDLAPRMVDLARAKLAAAGRLGRFLVGDAASPPTGDERFDVVLARHVVWTLPDPPAALRDWCGRLRPGGRLVLVEGRWAGAGESMPYAVEPARLPWDGGVRADELMAAVRPLAREVRVDVLSGEAALWGRPVADERYALVATVGLTGADGGR from the coding sequence GTGACGCAAGAGGCCGCCATCCGGGCGTTCTGGGACGACGCGGCAGGAGCGTTCGACGACGAGGCCGATCACGGATTGCGGGCCGAACCGACCCGCGAGGCGTGGCGACGGCGGCTGAGCGAGTGGATGCCGGCCGGGCCTCTCGACGTCCTCGACGCCGGGTGCGGGACGGGCTCACTCTCGCTGCTGCTGGCCGAGGCCGGACACCGCGTGACGGGCGTCGACCTGGCGCCGCGCATGGTCGACCTGGCCCGCGCCAAGCTCGCGGCGGCCGGTCGGCTCGGCCGGTTCCTGGTCGGCGACGCCGCCTCACCGCCCACCGGCGACGAGCGTTTCGACGTCGTGCTGGCGCGCCACGTCGTGTGGACGCTGCCCGACCCGCCGGCCGCGCTGCGCGACTGGTGTGGCCGGCTGCGCCCCGGCGGCCGGCTCGTGCTCGTCGAGGGACGCTGGGCCGGGGCGGGGGAGTCCATGCCCTACGCCGTCGAGCCGGCGCGGCTGCCGTGGGACGGCGGCGTCCGGGCGGACGAGCTGATGGCAGCGGTGCGGCCGCTCGCCCGGGAGGTGCGGGTCGACGTGCTCAGCGGCGAGGCCGCGCTGTGGGGCCGGCCGGTCGCGGACGAGCGCTACGCCCTCGTCGCCACCGTCGGGTTGACAGGAGCGGATGGCGGGCGATAA
- a CDS encoding MFS transporter — protein MRLGNSFWRFWTAATLANLGDGIRLAAFPLLAASLTDDPFAVAAIGAATALPWLLTGLAAGSLADRRSARTLLTAADIGRIVVLLGLVAALLTNTATLPLVAVAAFALGVAETVRDTAAQTVVPRLVPSQLLERANGRLVAGEVTANEFAGPLIGAALFSAGMALPFAANSATLAIAVLLVLSLPASLLAATARRGEAGGPPVADGVRAGLGWLARQQVLRGLMGAVAMVMLADAAWFAVFVLYLDAQLDAGALGFGVFLAIGAAGGLTGALLADRLIGRRRHRAVLLGSIAVIAVTPALLLAAPTTWAAVVVMVATSGGFTVLNVAASSVRQRLTPPGLLGRVTAAWRTVVFGAGAVGALGGGAVASWQGLQAPFVLSAVLGVVAIALWWLSARRGPGPLIA, from the coding sequence ATGCGCCTGGGCAACTCGTTCTGGCGGTTCTGGACCGCCGCCACGCTCGCGAACCTCGGCGACGGCATCCGGCTGGCCGCGTTCCCGCTGCTGGCCGCGTCGCTGACCGACGACCCGTTCGCGGTGGCCGCGATCGGCGCGGCGACGGCGCTGCCGTGGCTGCTCACCGGGCTGGCCGCCGGGTCGCTGGCGGACCGCCGCAGCGCCCGCACGCTGCTCACCGCCGCCGACATCGGCCGCATCGTGGTGCTGCTCGGCCTGGTCGCGGCGCTGCTGACGAACACCGCGACGCTGCCGCTGGTCGCCGTCGCCGCGTTCGCGCTGGGCGTCGCCGAGACCGTCCGCGACACCGCCGCCCAGACCGTCGTGCCGCGGCTGGTGCCGTCGCAACTGCTGGAACGGGCCAACGGGCGGCTGGTCGCCGGCGAGGTGACCGCCAACGAGTTCGCCGGACCGCTGATCGGCGCCGCGCTGTTCTCGGCCGGCATGGCGCTGCCGTTCGCGGCCAACAGCGCGACGCTGGCGATCGCCGTCCTGCTCGTCCTGTCGCTGCCCGCGTCGCTGCTGGCCGCGACCGCCCGGCGCGGCGAGGCCGGCGGGCCTCCGGTGGCGGACGGGGTGCGAGCCGGGCTCGGCTGGCTGGCGCGGCAGCAGGTGCTTCGCGGGCTGATGGGCGCGGTCGCGATGGTGATGCTCGCCGACGCCGCCTGGTTCGCGGTGTTCGTGCTCTACCTGGACGCGCAGCTCGACGCGGGCGCGCTCGGCTTCGGCGTGTTCCTCGCGATCGGCGCGGCCGGCGGCCTGACCGGCGCCCTGCTCGCCGACCGCCTCATCGGCCGGCGGCGGCACCGGGCCGTCCTGCTGGGCAGCATCGCCGTCATCGCCGTGACACCGGCACTGCTGCTGGCCGCGCCGACGACGTGGGCAGCGGTCGTCGTCATGGTGGCGACCAGCGGCGGCTTCACCGTGCTCAACGTCGCCGCCTCCTCGGTGCGGCAGCGGCTGACGCCGCCGGGGCTGCTCGGACGGGTCACCGCGGCCTGGCGGACGGTGGTGTTCGGCGCCGGCGCGGTGGGCGCGCTCGGCGGCGGCGCGGTCGCGTCCTGGCAGGGCCTGCAGGCGCCGTTCGTTCTGAGCGCCGTCCTCGGTGTCGTCGCCATCGCCCTCTGGTGGCTGTCCGCCCGCCGCGGCCCCGGCCCGCTCATCGCCTAG
- a CDS encoding IS982 family transposase, whose amino-acid sequence MKTDLDTLATALYVTVDDLLIESPHRLPWRPRVGIEPKISDAELVTLAVMQALLGFTSEARWLRHARAHLRHLFPCLPQQPGYNKRLRRLADTIGWLVGALARDTSLWTDDVWVVDSTPVECGRSKETVQRSDLAGWAEYGYCASHSRFFWGLRLHLLCTLHGLPVGFALTGAKADERQTLLGMLGADPDLSTARVGQVVIADKNYYGRQFEAALAEAGLDLLRPARKGERPRAGVRFFKPLRQVIESINDTFKGQLDLERHGGHTPTGVWVRVAQRVLALTAAIWHNDRTGQPIKRSLLAYDH is encoded by the coding sequence GTGAAGACAGACCTGGACACCCTCGCGACTGCACTGTACGTGACGGTCGATGACCTGTTGATCGAATCTCCGCACCGGTTGCCGTGGCGGCCGCGGGTGGGGATCGAACCGAAGATCAGCGACGCTGAGCTGGTCACGTTGGCGGTGATGCAGGCGCTGCTGGGCTTCACCTCCGAAGCGCGCTGGCTGCGTCATGCGCGCGCTCACCTGCGGCATTTGTTCCCGTGCTTGCCGCAGCAGCCCGGCTACAACAAGCGGCTGCGGCGGCTGGCCGACACGATCGGCTGGCTGGTCGGGGCGCTGGCCCGCGACACCAGCTTGTGGACCGATGACGTCTGGGTGGTCGATTCCACCCCGGTCGAATGCGGCCGGTCGAAGGAGACGGTGCAGCGTTCGGACCTGGCCGGGTGGGCAGAGTACGGCTACTGCGCCTCCCATTCCAGGTTCTTCTGGGGACTGCGGCTGCACCTGCTGTGCACGCTGCACGGGCTGCCGGTCGGGTTCGCCCTGACCGGCGCGAAGGCCGACGAACGCCAGACCCTGCTGGGCATGCTCGGCGCCGATCCCGACCTGAGCACCGCCCGCGTCGGGCAGGTCGTGATCGCGGACAAGAACTACTACGGCCGCCAGTTCGAAGCAGCGCTTGCCGAGGCCGGCCTGGACCTGCTGCGCCCGGCCCGCAAGGGCGAACGCCCACGCGCCGGAGTCCGCTTCTTCAAACCGTTGCGGCAGGTCATCGAGTCGATCAACGACACGTTCAAGGGCCAACTGGACCTGGAACGACACGGCGGGCACACCCCGACCGGGGTCTGGGTCCGCGTCGCGCAACGCGTCCTGGCACTGACCGCGGCGATCTGGCACAACGACCGCACCGGCCAACCGATCAAACGATCCCTTCTCGCATACGACCACTGA
- a CDS encoding sensor histidine kinase produces MSKAAVAVLALLVTGLLGYGWSLGFHLDNAHNGLIGASFTAVGLYVLRMRPRHREGRLFLAVGLLHVVMFFGRQYGLHDDPLPGAAWVGWIGVWPLPLAIAVSGWALMAFPDGRLLSPRWRVPLGVMMAVATAMSVVSALWPVEYERTGLAGHPLDLPGADAATAAWPYVRFAYLLFQVLWTVALVVRVRRARGDERRQLYWLGYAVVLDLALLVAGLALLGSPVPGLLGVPLVPLAAGVAILKYRLYDIDPLLGKTIVIGAMLAVVTGGYVAVVVGVGALVPAPDGLLSVVATALVAVAFEPLRRRAQRLADRIVYGHRVTPYEALSTLSTQLSAAPDELLDGVAATVGGAVGAREVVVWVGDEARLVPAAAWPAPVGSEPSSLDGLGGPGVHVRPVRHDGLLRGAITLRKPPGEPLLAGEEQLLGDLAAQTGMVIVHEAQRAELQSTARRIVTAQDEARQRIERDLHDGAQQRLVTLGLELGVLAAHAKASGDGELAGGVQAARTQLLEATSELRELARGLHPSVLTQAGLPDALRTLADRSAVPVRLDADLAARPPAEVEATAYFLVSEALTNAARHAGATLVTVTLARDEQGLRVEVADDGAGGARLGDGDGDGSGLQGLADRLAALGARLDVDSPPGGGTRLRTVIPCA; encoded by the coding sequence ATGTCCAAGGCGGCCGTCGCGGTGCTCGCGCTGCTGGTCACCGGCCTGCTCGGGTACGGCTGGTCGCTGGGCTTCCACCTGGACAACGCCCACAACGGGCTGATCGGCGCCTCGTTCACGGCGGTCGGCCTGTACGTCCTGCGCATGCGCCCGCGGCACCGCGAGGGCCGGCTGTTCCTGGCCGTCGGCCTCCTGCACGTCGTCATGTTCTTCGGCCGCCAGTACGGCCTGCACGACGACCCGCTGCCGGGCGCGGCCTGGGTCGGCTGGATCGGCGTGTGGCCGCTGCCGCTGGCGATCGCGGTCAGCGGCTGGGCCCTGATGGCCTTCCCGGACGGCCGGCTGCTGTCGCCGCGGTGGCGGGTCCCGCTCGGCGTCATGATGGCGGTCGCGACGGCGATGTCCGTCGTGTCGGCGCTGTGGCCGGTGGAGTACGAGCGGACCGGGCTGGCCGGCCACCCGCTGGACCTGCCCGGCGCGGACGCCGCCACCGCGGCCTGGCCGTACGTCCGGTTCGCCTACCTGCTCTTCCAGGTGCTGTGGACGGTGGCGCTCGTGGTCCGCGTCCGCCGGGCCCGCGGCGACGAGCGACGCCAGCTCTACTGGCTCGGCTACGCGGTCGTGCTGGACCTCGCCCTCCTGGTGGCCGGCCTGGCGCTGCTCGGCAGCCCGGTGCCCGGTCTGCTCGGCGTCCCGCTGGTGCCGCTGGCCGCGGGCGTCGCGATCCTCAAGTACCGGCTCTACGACATCGACCCGCTGCTCGGCAAGACGATCGTCATCGGCGCCATGCTGGCGGTCGTCACCGGCGGGTACGTCGCCGTCGTCGTGGGCGTGGGCGCGCTGGTGCCGGCGCCGGACGGCCTGCTGTCGGTCGTCGCGACGGCGCTCGTGGCGGTCGCGTTCGAGCCGCTGCGGCGGCGGGCGCAACGGCTCGCCGACCGGATCGTCTACGGCCACCGCGTCACGCCGTACGAGGCGCTCTCGACGCTGTCCACGCAGCTCAGCGCGGCGCCCGACGAGCTGCTCGACGGCGTCGCCGCGACGGTCGGCGGCGCGGTCGGCGCCCGTGAGGTGGTCGTCTGGGTCGGCGACGAGGCGCGCCTCGTCCCGGCGGCCGCCTGGCCGGCGCCGGTCGGGTCGGAGCCGTCCTCGCTCGACGGCCTCGGCGGGCCGGGCGTGCACGTCCGCCCGGTGCGCCACGACGGCCTCCTCCGCGGGGCCATTACGCTGCGCAAGCCGCCCGGCGAGCCGCTGCTGGCCGGCGAGGAGCAGTTGCTCGGTGACCTCGCCGCGCAGACCGGCATGGTCATCGTGCACGAGGCGCAGCGGGCCGAACTGCAGTCGACCGCCCGGCGCATCGTCACCGCCCAGGACGAGGCCCGGCAGCGGATCGAGCGCGACCTGCACGACGGCGCGCAGCAGCGGCTGGTCACCCTCGGCCTCGAACTGGGCGTGCTGGCCGCGCACGCGAAGGCGTCCGGCGACGGGGAGCTGGCCGGCGGCGTCCAGGCCGCGCGCACCCAGCTGCTCGAGGCGACGTCCGAGCTGCGCGAACTGGCCCGCGGCCTGCATCCGTCCGTGCTCACGCAGGCCGGCCTGCCGGACGCGCTGCGGACGCTCGCCGACCGGTCCGCGGTGCCGGTGCGGCTCGACGCCGACCTCGCGGCCCGGCCGCCGGCCGAGGTGGAGGCGACGGCGTACTTCCTGGTCAGCGAGGCGCTGACGAACGCGGCGAGGCACGCCGGGGCGACGCTCGTCACCGTCACACTCGCGCGCGACGAGCAGGGGCTGCGGGTCGAGGTGGCCGACGACGGCGCCGGCGGCGCGCGGCTCGGGGACGGCGACGGCGACGGCAGCGGCCTGCAGGGGCTCGCCGACCGGCTGGCCGCGCTCGGCGCGCGCCTCGACGTCGACAGCCCGCCCGGCGGCGGGACCCGGCTGCGGACGGTGATCCCGTGCGCGTGA
- a CDS encoding response regulator transcription factor — MRVTLADDAVLFREGMARILADVGFTIVDQVRDGAALVERVRADPPDVVITDLRMPPGFADEGIEAAAAIRSFAPEVGLMLLSQYVEAHHALRLMNEFAGGVGYLLKDRVSDLGAFAADVRRVAAGEVVVDPELVALLVGRRRRDDPLDRLSEREREVLGLMAQGLSNAALSAELHLSAKTVEGYVSSIFTKLDLAPDQRGNRRVLAVLRFLREQ, encoded by the coding sequence GTGCGCGTGACGCTCGCCGACGACGCCGTCCTCTTCCGCGAGGGCATGGCCCGGATCCTCGCCGACGTCGGGTTCACCATCGTCGACCAGGTGCGCGACGGCGCCGCGCTGGTGGAGCGGGTGCGGGCCGACCCGCCCGACGTCGTGATCACCGACCTGCGGATGCCGCCCGGCTTCGCCGACGAGGGCATCGAGGCCGCCGCCGCGATCCGGTCGTTCGCGCCCGAGGTCGGGCTGATGCTGCTCTCGCAGTACGTCGAGGCGCACCATGCGCTGCGCCTGATGAACGAGTTCGCCGGCGGCGTCGGGTACCTGCTCAAGGACCGCGTCTCCGACCTCGGCGCGTTCGCCGCCGACGTGCGCCGCGTCGCGGCCGGCGAGGTCGTCGTCGACCCGGAGCTGGTCGCCCTGCTCGTCGGGCGGCGCCGCCGGGACGACCCGCTGGACCGGCTGTCCGAGCGGGAGCGCGAGGTGCTCGGCCTGATGGCGCAGGGCCTGTCCAACGCCGCCCTCTCCGCGGAGCTGCACCTCAGCGCGAAGACGGTCGAGGGCTACGTGAGCAGCATCTTCACCAAGCTCGACCTCGCGCCCGACCAGCGCGGGAACCGCCGGGTGCTGGCGGTGCTGCGGTTCCTCCGCGAGCAGTGA
- a CDS encoding GNAT family N-acetyltransferase, which produces MTSTLRVEIAPATVEETGALTTMVRTSAAYTGEYRVMVANQTIDAAYIAQHLTRVAHGPDGELLGFVTLQVPGRGGPGEGEVDFMFVADDAQGRGIGRLLIEDLVEQAAALGLHRLHAVSHPPSAGFYRGCGFRDVAVIEPYGRIGWSRPHLVLTLG; this is translated from the coding sequence ATGACGAGCACGCTGCGGGTCGAGATCGCGCCGGCGACGGTCGAGGAGACCGGGGCGCTGACCACCATGGTGCGCACCTCGGCCGCGTACACCGGCGAATACCGGGTGATGGTCGCCAACCAGACCATCGACGCCGCCTATATCGCGCAACACCTGACCCGCGTCGCGCACGGGCCCGACGGCGAGCTGCTGGGGTTCGTCACGCTGCAGGTGCCCGGGCGCGGCGGGCCGGGCGAGGGCGAGGTCGACTTCATGTTCGTCGCCGACGACGCGCAGGGGCGCGGCATCGGCCGGCTGCTGATCGAGGATCTCGTCGAGCAGGCGGCGGCGCTGGGCCTGCACCGGCTGCACGCCGTGTCGCACCCGCCGTCGGCCGGGTTCTACCGCGGCTGCGGCTTCCGCGACGTCGCCGTCATCGAGCCGTACGGGCGGATCGGCTGGAGCCGCCCGCACCTGGTCCTGACTCTGGGCTGA
- a CDS encoding DUF4118 domain-containing protein, which yields MRTRSLPILALAFVVPLAACALLALFRDDIANTNAALVLVLLVVAAAATGSRSAGIVAALSSAAWFDFFLTRPYQTFAIDDRDDIETAVLLTLVGLAVTEIALWGRRQQAGASVRAGYLSGVVSAAELVASGSAPAPAIVEHVGRQITAVLDIDGARFEAGTGRGREYPRLNRDGTVTRNGVPVDVARDGLPVNDEIELPVEFGGTVRGRFYLTAATGVARPTLEQRLVAVTLAEQVGAVAGVSPESGPGAGGSSRSARTAR from the coding sequence GTGAGGACCCGGTCCCTCCCGATCCTGGCGCTGGCGTTCGTCGTGCCGCTGGCGGCGTGCGCGCTGCTGGCCCTGTTCCGCGACGACATCGCGAACACGAACGCGGCGCTCGTGCTGGTCCTGCTGGTGGTCGCCGCCGCCGCGACCGGCAGTCGGTCCGCCGGCATCGTCGCGGCGCTGTCCAGCGCCGCCTGGTTCGACTTCTTCCTCACCCGGCCGTACCAGACGTTCGCGATCGACGACCGCGACGACATCGAGACCGCCGTCCTGCTGACGCTGGTCGGGCTCGCCGTCACGGAGATCGCGCTGTGGGGACGGCGGCAGCAGGCCGGCGCCAGCGTCCGCGCGGGCTACCTGTCCGGCGTGGTGTCGGCGGCCGAGCTGGTCGCGTCCGGCTCCGCGCCGGCGCCGGCCATCGTCGAGCACGTCGGACGGCAGATCACCGCGGTCCTGGACATCGACGGCGCCAGGTTCGAGGCCGGCACCGGCCGTGGCCGCGAGTACCCCCGGCTGAACCGCGACGGCACCGTCACCCGCAACGGCGTGCCAGTCGACGTCGCCCGCGACGGGCTGCCGGTCAACGACGAGATCGAGCTGCCGGTGGAGTTCGGCGGCACCGTCCGCGGCCGGTTCTACCTGACCGCGGCGACCGGGGTCGCCCGGCCGACCCTGGAGCAGCGGCTGGTCGCCGTCACCCTCGCCGAGCAGGTCGGCGCCGTCGCGGGCGTCAGCCCAGAGTCAGGACCAGGTGCGGGCGGCTCCAGCCGATCCGCCCGTACGGCTCGATGA
- a CDS encoding DUF1707 SHOCT-like domain-containing protein — translation MADDEVARRALQRVSDADRDKVAERIRTAAADGRLGLDELDDRLGSALAARTRRDLDAVVADLDDDGVAARPAPEAAVIRADGSSVQRVGRWAVPERLTVKGSMSSVRLDFTEAVFAASAHRIEVELSASSLQLVVPDDVLVEVDVETRFSSVDVKVPEPPAAPRAVVHVVGSASMGSVSVRRPGWRRRRQLRKALRLRQDP, via the coding sequence ATGGCCGATGACGAGGTGGCCCGGCGTGCGCTCCAGCGGGTGTCCGACGCCGACCGGGACAAGGTGGCCGAGCGCATCCGCACGGCCGCCGCCGACGGCCGGCTGGGCCTGGACGAGCTGGACGACCGACTGGGGTCGGCCCTGGCCGCGCGCACGCGCCGCGACCTCGACGCCGTCGTCGCCGATCTGGACGACGACGGCGTCGCCGCGCGTCCGGCGCCCGAGGCGGCGGTGATCCGCGCCGACGGCTCGTCCGTGCAGCGCGTCGGCCGCTGGGCGGTACCTGAGCGGCTCACCGTCAAGGGCTCGATGTCGTCGGTGCGGCTCGACTTCACCGAGGCCGTGTTCGCGGCGTCCGCCCACCGCATCGAGGTGGAGCTGTCGGCGTCGTCGCTGCAGTTGGTGGTGCCCGACGACGTCCTCGTCGAGGTCGACGTCGAGACCCGGTTCTCCAGTGTCGACGTCAAGGTGCCGGAGCCGCCGGCCGCGCCGCGCGCCGTCGTCCACGTCGTCGGCTCGGCCAGCATGGGCAGCGTCAGCGTGCGCCGGCCCGGCTGGCGACGTCGTCGGCAGCTGCGCAAGGCGCTAAGGCTTCGTCAAGACCCTTGA
- the rpmG gene encoding 50S ribosomal protein L33 — translation MARTDLRPVVKLRSTAGTGYTYVTRKNRRNDPDRLVLRKYDPLAKRHVEFREDR, via the coding sequence ATGGCACGCACCGATCTGCGCCCCGTCGTGAAGCTGCGGTCGACGGCTGGCACCGGGTACACGTACGTGACCCGGAAGAACCGCCGCAACGACCCCGACCGGCTGGTGCTGCGCAAGTACGACCCGCTGGCGAAGCGGCACGTGGAGTTCCGCGAGGACCGCTGA
- the ykgO gene encoding type B 50S ribosomal protein L36 encodes MKVRNSLRSLKNRPGSQVVRRRGRVFVINRQNPRLKARQG; translated from the coding sequence ATGAAGGTCCGCAACTCGCTCAGGTCGTTGAAGAACCGGCCCGGCTCGCAGGTCGTCCGCCGGCGCGGCCGGGTGTTCGTCATCAACCGGCAGAACCCGCGGCTGAAGGCCCGCCAGGGCTGA